The stretch of DNA GCAGATATAATTTTATCTTCCTCGGTTTTGTGATGAAGAGGTTCATAGCTCACCCACCATACCTAGCTTTGCTAAGCAACTACCAAtgtctaaaaaaaccccacgtttTTTAGAACAGATTCTGAGCACATAAGCAACCTCTAAGGAGAGTTCTCCTGCAACAAGCAACAACCTGCTTTTCCAGTTAATCGAACAACACACAGCAATTAATTCTGCAGCCGAGAAAGCAGCTATAATGGTCTCTGAGGAAAAACGTGGAGAGACGTGTGGAAGCAGTGATATCTTCGACTAGGCCTGACAACATActtaaatatatacataaatgaTCCGCGACCTAATTAAGAGCAGAAGGAAAGCGCCTCGCGAATTAACGCACTATCTCCGCGCAAACCGACTGCGAGAGGCTCAGCCCCGTCCACAGACGGCTGGAGGCCCCGCGGAGACAGCCCGGGCCAGGACCCCCTCCCGCTCCTCACAGGCACGGCCGGGCCTGCCCGGGGCGGCCCGCCGCGGGCCGGTCAGAGCAGCAGCGCCCCGGCAGCAGCGGCGGCTCCCCCCGGACCTGGGCGTCGCGGAACTCCACCACCACATTCTCGCTGCTCCAGCGCGCCGCCATCTTGCGCCGCCCCAGCAACCCCCGACGCCGGCGGGGCAGGACGGGGGCCGGCGCCTGCgcgcggcgcgggggcggcTGGGAAATGTAGTCCTCCCGTCACAGAGCCCCTTTCGTCCCCCAGCCCGGGGAGCCGGGGGCAGCCACCCGAGGAGCCGGCGGGGCCTCGCGGGCTGGGCGGCTCGGGGAGGGGCCGCATCTGCCTGCGGGGACAcgccgcggcggctgcgggcgaCCCCGGCCACGGGCCCGCTGGAGGCTCTGAGGGAGCGGGGTGTGTGGGGAGAGGGGCGAGGCCCGTGCTCCGCGGGGCAGCGCCCGCCCGAGCAGAGGCAGCTCCGCGAGCCGCAGGCCCCGACGACCGCCAGCCcaggcggcagcagcagcgcaGGGGTTAAGGGCGGCGGGccgggtgggggggggggggggccggGGGCGGGAGCATGCGTGCTGCCGGCCTCTATTGTCTCCGGCGCGGCGCCGAGCACCCAGGCGGCTGGCGGCGGCCGGCAGCGAGGCCGTGCCCAGCGCAGCGGAGCGGGgcgcgccgcccccgccgccccccgccgccccaTGGGCCACAGCTGATCGTCGCCCGGCTGCCGGCCGCGCCCCGGGCAGGAGCGAGGCGGGCGGAGCGACCCGGCCGGCgtccacccccacccccccacccccctccccccctccgCGGCCCCGGAGCCCTCGGCGGCCCCCGCCGGGGGtgacggcggcggcggcggactCGGGGCGCCCTCGCCCCTGCGGGCTCCGGCGGGGGGAGGATGCCTGGGGCGGGGATGGGTTTTCGCCCGTAGctccccgcgcccccccgcttCCTTCCGCCCCCTCTCGCCTCccagcggcggcgggggcggcgcggccCCGTTCCCCGAGGGGGGCTGTCGCTCGGCTCCCTTCGGCCCGGCGGCGCCCATATGGGGGGCAAGCAGAGCACGGCGGCCCGTTCGCGGGGCCCTTTCCCGGGGGTGTCGACGGATGACAGCGCCGTGCCGCCACCGGGAGGGGGGAGGCCGCCCCCCTTCGGCCATTaccgggcgggcggcggcggcggcgccatGGGGCTGCGCAGCCGCTCCGTCAGCTCGGTGGCCGGCATGGGCATGGAccccgcggccgccggcgcCGTCCCCTTCGGGCTGtacgcggcggcggcgcgggcggcgggggaGGCCGAGCGGgccccgggcggcggcggcggcggcggcccgggcTCCGATTCCACGTACGCCCATGGCAACGGTTACCAGGAGACGGGAGGCGGTCACCATAGAGACGGGATGCTGTACCTGGGCGCCAGGGCCTCGCTGGCCGACGCGCTGCCCCTCCACATCGCACCGCGGTGGTTCAGCTCGCACAGCGGTGAGTGCCGGCTCCCCGGAGCCTTCCCCCGCCTTCCTCTGCCGCGGTGGGTGctcgggggcggcggcgggcacgGCTCGTCGGGCGGAGGGGGGTGAAGGGGGCCGGGAACGGCGGGCTGCCCCCTACTCGGCCTCCTGGGCAAGCCCCGCTGCGATAAGCCTGAAGGAAGCACCCGCATCCACTCGCTGGTGCGGATGGGTGGGCGAGGACTGGGGCTGGCATCTGTGTCAAGGTCAAGGGAGGAAGGGGCTGCGGTGGGAGCGGGCTTTCTAAAAGGGCAATATTTTGGCTATGAGGATGTGGCAGCTTCCCTCTTGACTCGGAGAGAAGCGGTCAGAGGGTGCTGCAGCTCCGAGCCCTTGGGTTTAGAGGCCAGACTAAGCTCTTTGTGCCTCTTCTGAAGGTGTTTGGGAGGTGCTGCTCAGGTATAGTGGTTCCCCGTGCCTTAAAAGCTGGAAAGGATGCAAAGGAAGCCTTTAAAAGCGAGGTGTGGgacttttttgcttttctttcatctgaTAAAGGGCCAGGGAGAGGCCAAAGCGGGTTTTCTCATTCAAGCCAGCTGGCACCGTTGTGATGCTGAGgaggaagcaaaggaagaaCTGCCTCCCTCTTTGACAGAGCTGGGGAGCCAGCTAGGCTGTCTTGCAGGAAACGTGTCAGGCTAAGGCAGGAGGGGGCAAGGCTTCCCCCCACCTTCATCCCTAATCCTGCTGCTGCACCCTTCTGCATGTCCTGGTGTCTGGAGAGAAGCTCTGCCTGCGAGTAGGGCTGTGTCACTGACCTAGTTTTGGCTGGGTACAGCGAACGAGGTGGGAGgtcctccctttcctctcctgcaaGGGGAAGGCGTTTCAGGGATATCTCCTTGCATTTCCTGGAATAGTCTGGGATTTCTCTCCCACACGGCCCCCTTGCAAATGCTGTAAATGTTCTCTTTGCATGATGTGGTGTGGGAATTTCACAATACTCCTGGGGACAATCCCTCATTTTCAGGAAGGCTTGAACCTGAACTAGTGGACAAGAACAATCGGAGGCTCGTGGGGCCCGCTTTCCTATCTCCATCTGGggatttttctgctgtatcCAGTCTCCAGGGCCTGCTCTTCTCAGTTAGACCAAAGATGTATGTCTTGTCTTGCACCCCCAGCAGCAGGATACCCCAGGCCCGGttcctaccgctccagccaaGCTGGGCACTTGCAGCGCTTGCTGGCAGACGGAGAGGGCTGGCTGgcatgtgctgctggagctcacACCAACCACTTCTGCAAACTTTCTTGCTCCTTGACCTTGTGTAgacattgctgctgctctggttttcaaacacagaaagaaaccaGGGTGCAGCATCCTTCCAGGTGTTCCACAAGCCTCTGTGCATATGAGTCACCTGGGGCCTTCTGCTGCGCCTGGTCTTGGAGTAAGGAGGATTTTGTCTCAGAAAGACCCTGTAGCTAATCTGGTCGGCCAGAGGGTATCAGTTACATTAAA from Colius striatus isolate bColStr4 chromosome 14, bColStr4.1.hap1, whole genome shotgun sequence encodes:
- the ZNRF1 gene encoding E3 ubiquitin-protein ligase ZNRF1 isoform X2, with product MGGKQSTAARSRGPFPGVSTDDSAVPPPGGGRPPPFGHYRAGGGGGAMGLRSRSVSSVAGMGMDPAAAGAVPFGLYAAAARAAGEAERAPGGGGGGGPGSDSTYAHGNGYQETGGGHHRDGMLYLGARASLADALPLHIAPRWFSSHSGFKCPICSKSVASDEMEMHFIMCLSKPRLSYNDDVLTKDAGECVICLEELLQGDTIARLPCLCIYHKRFLKEKQK
- the ZNRF1 gene encoding E3 ubiquitin-protein ligase ZNRF1 isoform X1 — its product is MGGKQSTAARSRGPFPGVSTDDSAVPPPGGGRPPPFGHYRAGGGGGAMGLRSRSVSSVAGMGMDPAAAGAVPFGLYAAAARAAGEAERAPGGGGGGGPGSDSTYAHGNGYQETGGGHHRDGMLYLGARASLADALPLHIAPRWFSSHSGFKCPICSKSVASDEMEMHFIMCLSKPRLSYNDDVLTKDAGECVICLEELLQGDTIARLPCLCIYHKSCIDSWFEVNRSCPEHPSD